The Rickettsiales bacterium genome has a segment encoding these proteins:
- a CDS encoding DUF2163 domain-containing protein — protein sequence MKNISENMRNHLASDLTTLAKFIKISKGDFFLGLTNLQEKFTFETLEYQPLIDTENFNFASNNSIKNKEDFLGSFESDLITENIIKSGFFDDTDIEIFLLNYKNTSDGKVILKKGFISKIIFDNNKYIFEISSYAKHLENIITQNYSPNCRARFCDAKCKLNREDFSFNGSVTQEISNISFKDDSLTQGSGYFNFGLVEFTSGANQGIIREIAEYSEQIIKLKTPLPFNIEVGDDYKISAGCDKKFSTCVSKFNNAVNFRGEPHIPGINKIFANI from the coding sequence ATGAAAAATATTTCAGAAAATATGAGAAATCATTTAGCTAGCGATCTCACAACGCTCGCTAAATTTATCAAAATTTCAAAGGGGGATTTTTTCTTGGGGCTTACAAATCTGCAAGAAAAATTTACCTTTGAAACGCTTGAATATCAACCCTTGATTGACACGGAAAATTTTAATTTCGCTTCAAATAATTCTATAAAAAACAAAGAAGATTTTTTGGGAAGTTTTGAAAGTGATTTAATCACTGAAAACATTATAAAATCTGGTTTTTTTGATGATACAGATATTGAAATATTTTTGCTTAATTATAAAAATACTTCTGATGGAAAAGTAATTCTTAAGAAGGGTTTTATCTCAAAAATTATCTTTGATAATAATAAATATATTTTTGAAATTTCTTCATATGCTAAGCATCTTGAAAACATCATCACGCAAAATTATTCACCAAATTGTAGGGCTAGATTTTGCGATGCAAAATGCAAATTAAATCGTGAAGATTTTTCCTTTAATGGCTCTGTAACCCAAGAAATCTCAAATATTTCATTCAAAGATGATTCTTTAACTCAAGGAAGCGGATATTTTAATTTTGGTCTGGTGGAATTTACCAGCGGTGCAAATCAGGGAATCATTAGAGAAATAGCTGAATATTCAGAGCAAATTATAAAATTAAAAACCCCTCTGCCGTTTAATATTGAAGTGGGCGATGATTATAAAATCTCTGCTGGGTGCGATAAAAAATTTTCAACCTGTGTTAGCAAATTCAATAATGCAGTCAATTTTAGAGGCGAGCCTCACATTCCAGGAATTAATAAAATTTTTGCAAATATATAA
- a CDS encoding DUF2460 domain-containing protein: MVSFHNIRFPADISAKATSKIEFQTEVISFLKGNEKRNSLQQIPIRKFEINFKDISNLQAEKVQWFFIARQGKAYSFRFKDWQDFEAIDQQIGIGDGEKTQFQLIKNYGDEQNYITRKITKIFQNSEKIYLDGVLQSSGYNISNDAGLVSFTHPPAVSVQIKASFQFDNCVRFENDFLEFSQETFGKGSLQKIGFIEVLEG; this comes from the coding sequence ATGGTTTCATTTCACAATATAAGGTTTCCTGCAGATATTTCAGCAAAAGCCACCAGCAAAATTGAATTTCAAACTGAAGTAATCTCCTTTCTAAAAGGCAATGAAAAAAGAAATTCTTTACAGCAAATTCCTATCAGAAAATTTGAAATTAATTTCAAAGATATTTCAAATTTGCAAGCTGAAAAGGTGCAATGGTTTTTTATCGCAAGGCAAGGCAAAGCCTATAGTTTTCGTTTCAAGGATTGGCAGGATTTTGAGGCGATTGATCAACAAATTGGCATAGGAGACGGCGAAAAAACACAATTCCAACTTATAAAAAATTATGGCGATGAACAAAATTACATTACTAGAAAAATTACAAAAATTTTTCAAAACTCTGAAAAAATTTATTTGGACGGGGTTCTCCAATCATCTGGATATAATATATCAAATGATGCTGGCTTGGTTAGTTTTACACATCCTCCTGCAGTTAGTGTTCAGATAAAAGCAAGTTTTCAATTTGATAATTGCGTTAGATTTGAAAATGATTTTTTGGAATTTTCTCAAGAAACTTTCGGGAAAGGATCGCTTCAAAAAATTGGTTTTATTGAAGTTTTAGAGGGGTGA
- a CDS encoding phage head-tail connector protein — protein MFSFFKKNKNPELVKLEEPTIEPLTIDEVKRFVRITGDYENNTIQDLIKSARQDAERYMKSSILKQKWRLSFKYYVDNEIEMPMGPVISIDEINIIGKDGSESLFNSSFYQLSPAKYFLFFDKIPSGRFITIDYFTGFGETLQSVPAQIKTALLNQVAYLYENRNKVDLNPASREVFNLYRRVLI, from the coding sequence ATGTTTTCCTTTTTCAAAAAAAATAAAAATCCTGAATTAGTGAAGCTTGAAGAGCCAACCATAGAGCCGCTTACAATAGATGAAGTAAAAAGATTTGTTCGTATTACTGGCGATTATGAAAATAACACAATTCAAGATTTGATTAAATCAGCGAGGCAAGATGCGGAAAGATATATGAAATCTTCCATCTTGAAGCAAAAATGGCGGTTATCCTTCAAATATTATGTTGATAATGAAATTGAAATGCCGATGGGCCCCGTTATTTCCATTGATGAAATAAATATAATTGGCAAAGATGGCTCAGAAAGCCTTTTTAACTCAAGTTTTTATCAACTTTCACCAGCAAAATATTTTCTATTTTTTGATAAAATTCCAAGCGGAAGATTTATCACGATAGATTATTTTACAGGCTTTGGGGAAACTTTGCAGAGCGTTCCAGCACAGATAAAAACCGCACTTCTTAACCAAGTTGCGTATCTTTATGAGAATCGCAATAAAGTGGATTTGAACCCTGCTTCTCGTGAAGTTTTCAACCTTTATCGTAGAGTTTTAATTTAA